The following proteins are co-located in the Xiphophorus maculatus strain JP 163 A chromosome 8, X_maculatus-5.0-male, whole genome shotgun sequence genome:
- the LOC111609556 gene encoding stonustoxin subunit alpha-like produces MSGCQLTIDTNTVNRNIKLSEDNRKVTCVKKLQSYPDHPDRFDYWNQLLCRTGLTGCCYWEVEWRGNVYISVSYRRIRRKGNSRDCVFGWNDHSWSLSCSDVHGYSVCHNNRGTGLSSSSVSTRVAVYVDCPAGILSFYRVSSDSLILLHTFNTTFTEPLIPGFGFWFSSGSSVFLC; encoded by the exons ATGTCAGGAT gtcaactcaccatcgacacaaacacagtgaacagaaacatcaaactgtctgaagacaacaggaaggtgacatgTGTGAAGAAGCTTCAGTCAtatcctgatcatccagacagatttgattaCTGGAATCAGCTGCTGTgtagaactggtctgactggttgctgttactgggaggtcgAGTGGAGAGGAAATGTTTATATATCAGTGAGTTACAGAAGAATCAGGAGGAAAGGAAACAGTAGAGACTGTGTGTTTGGATGGAATGATCATTCCTGGAGTCTGAGCTGCTCTGATGTTCATGGTTACTctgtctgtcacaataacagaggaactggtctctcctcctcctctgtctctaccagagtagcagtgtatgtggactgtcctgctggcattctgtccttctacagagtttcctctgactcactgatcctcctccacaccttcaacaccacattcactgaacctctgattcctggatttgggttctggttcagttctggttcctcagtgtttctgtgctga
- the LOC111609499 gene encoding NLR family CARD domain-containing protein 3-like codes for MSKEDIINFKSPGSPPSERVDQQSSEVPSGPSAQQKQTQLRDVFDSIFMLLEDNIVTFVKKELKKIQKDLSPDYAVHSESQRDDEVLEGDDEEQRRSSREAVMKITLNFLRRMKQEELADHLQSRYFAPVCQHQLKSGLKKKFQSVFEGIAKAGSPTLLNQIYTELYITEGGTGGVNDEHEVRQIEAASRKQHRPETTIRQEDIFKVPPGRDQPIRTVMTKGVAGIGKTVLTQKFTLDWAEDKAHQNIQFIFPFTFRELNVLKEKKFSLVELVHHFFSETKEICSFEHFQVLFIFDGLDESRLPLDFHNKEILTDATVSTSVDVLLTNLIRGKLLPSALLWITTRPAAANQIPPQCVGMVTEVRGFNDPQKEEYFRKRFRDKEQASRIISHMKTSRSLHIMCHIPVFCWITATVLEDVLETREGGELPRTVTEMYIHFLVVQTKMKKVKYDGGAETDPHWSPESRKMIESLGKLAFDQLQKGNLIFYESDLTECGIDITAASVYSGVFTQIFKEERGLYQDRVFCFVHLSVQEFLAALHVHLTFINSGSDVMKETQRSRRSSLFNKSDLKSLHQRAVNQALRSPNGHLDLFLRFLLGLSLQTNQRLLKGLLTETGSSSQTNQKTVQYIKEKINENVSAEKSINLFHCLNELNDRSLVEEIQQSLSSGSLSTDELSPAQWSALGFILVSSGKDLDVFDLKKYSASEEVLLRLLPVVKASNKALLSDCNLSERSCEALSSVLSSQSSSLRELDLSNNKLQDSGVKLLSAGLKSPNCNLETLRLSGCNLSERSCEALSSVLSSQSSSLRELDLSNNNLQDSGVKLLSAGLKSPNCNLETLSLSGCLVSEEGCASLASALTSNLSHLKELDLSYNHPGDSGVKLLSAGLK; via the exons ATGTCAAAGGAAGATATCATTaactttaaatctcctggatctccaccatcagagag agtggaccagcagagctcagaggttcCCAGTGGTCCGTCTGCccagcagaaacaaacacagcttCGTGATGTGTTTGACTCCATATTTATG ctgctggaggacaatattgtcacttttgtgaagaaagaactGAAGAAGATCCAGAAAGATCTGAGTCCAGATTACGCAGTACATTCAGAGAGTCAGAGAGATGATGAGGTGTTGGAAGGTGatgatgaagagcagaggaggagcagcagagaggcagtgatgaagatcacactgaacttcctgaggaggatgaagcaggaggagctggctgACCATCTGCAGAGCA GATATTTTGCTCCAGTTTGTCAACATCAACTTAAATCtggtctgaagaagaagttccagtctgtgtttgaggggattgctaaagcaggaagtccaacccttctgaaccagatctacacagagctctacatcacagagggagggactggaggggtcaatgatgaacatgaggtcagacagattgaagcagcatccaggaaacaacacagaccagaaacaacaatcagacaagaagacatctttaaagtcccacctggaagagatcaaccaatcagaacagtgatgacaaagggagtggctggcattgggaaaacagtcctaacacagaagttcactctagactgggctgaagacaaagcccaccagaacatccagttcatatttccattcacctTCAGAGAACTGAatgtgctgaaagagaaaaagttcagcttggtggaacttgttcatcacttctttagtgaaactaaagaaatctgcagctttgaacacttccaggttctgttcatctttgatggtctggatgagagtcgacttcctctggacttccacaacaaggagatcctgactgatgctacagtgtccacctcagtggacgttctgctgacaaacctcatcagggggaaactgcttccctctgctcttctctggataaccacacgacctgcagcagccaatcagatccctcctcagtgtgttggcatggtgacagaggtcagagggttcaatgacccacagaaggaggagtacttcaggaagagattcagagataaggagcaggccagcaggatcatctcccacatgaagacatcacgaagcctccacatcatgtgtcacatcccagtcttctgctggatcactgctacagttctggaggatgtgttggagaccagagagggaggagagctgcccaGAACCGTGACGGAGATGTATATCCACTTCCTGGTGGTTCAGACCAAAATGAAGAAGgtcaagtatgatggaggagctgaaacagatccacactggagtccagagagcaggaagatgattgagtctctgggaaaactggcttttgatcagctgcagaaaggaaacctgatcttctatgaatcagacctgacagagtgtggcatcgatatcacagcagcctcagtgtactcaggagtgttcacacagatctttaaagaggagagaggtcTGTACCAGGACAGGGTGTTCTGCTTCgtccatctgagtgttcaggagtttctggctgctcttcatgttcatctgaccttcatcaactctggttctgatgtgatgaaagaaacacaaagatctAGGAGGTcttcattatttaataaatctgaCCTAAAATCTCTCCATCAGAGAGCTGTTAACCAGGCCTTACGGAGTCCAAATGGACACCTGGACTTGTTCCTCCGCTTCCTCCTGggactttcactgcagaccAATCAGAGACTCTTAAAAGGTCTGCTGAcagagacaggaagtagctcacagaccaatcagaaaacagttcagtacatcaaggagaagatcaatgagaatgtgtctgcagagaaaagcatcaatctgttccactgtctgaatgaactgaatgatcgttctctagtggaggagatccaacagtctctgagttcaggaagtctctccacagatgaactgtctcctgctcagtggtcagctctgggtttcatcttagtgtcatcaggaaaagatctggatgtgtttgacctgaagaaatactctGCTTCAGAGGAGGTTCTTCTGAGGCTGCTGCCAGTGGTTAAAGCCTCCAACAAAGCTCT actgagtgactgtaacctctcagagagaagctgtgaagctctgtcctcagttctcagctcccagtcctccagtctcagagaactggacctgagtaacaacaagctgcaggattcaggagtgaagcttctctctgctggactgaagagtccaaactgcaacctggaaactctcag actgagtggctgtaacctctcagagagaagctgtgaagctctgtcctcagttctcagctcccagtcctccagtctcagagaactggacctgagtaacaacaacctgcaggattcaggagtgaagcttctctctgctggactgaagagtccaaactgcaacctggaaactctcag cttatcaggctgtttggtctcagaggaaggctgtgcttctctggcctcagctctgacctccaacctctcccatctgaaagagttggacctgagctacaatcatccaggagactcaggagtgaagctgctgtcggctggactgaag